The following are from one region of the Salvia hispanica cultivar TCC Black 2014 chromosome 1, UniMelb_Shisp_WGS_1.0, whole genome shotgun sequence genome:
- the LOC125223605 gene encoding peptidyl-prolyl cis-trans isomerase CYP38, chloroplastic produces MAAIISCHTHSFSRFEAPQKLASPTSRSNCIKSTPSTHQFKPLCSQKSNAIESISEQFEQRDWCSSIKKGAISIALAVGLLGGFSDLGSLESANAAAIAPALPDVSVLISGPPIKDPGALLRYALPIDNKAIREVQKPLEDITESLKIAGVKALDSVERNVRQASRALKEGRTMIVKGLAKSKVDDGIALLNKLEAGFDEMMKIVEDRNRDGVAPKQKELLNYVGGVEEDMVDGFPYEVPEEYKNMPLLKGRATVDMKVKVKDNPNLEECVFRIVLDGYNAPVTSGNFVDLVQRHFYDGMEIQRADGFVVQTGDPDGPAEGFIDPSTEKVRTIPLEIMVVGEKAPFYGETLEELGLYKAQTKLPFNAFGTMAMAREEFEDNSASSQVFWLLKESELTPSNANILDGRYAVFGYVTQNEELLADLKVGDVIESIQVVAGLDNLVNPSYKIAS; encoded by the exons ATGGCGGCCATTATTTCATGCCACACTCATTCCTTTTCACGCTTCGAAGCACCTCAGAAGCTTGCCAGCCCTACCTCTCGATCTAATTGCATCAAATCGACCCCTTCCACTCATCAATTCAAGCCTCTGTGCTCGCAAAAATCCAATGCAATTGAATCAATCTCTGAACAG TTTGAGCAGAGGGATTGGTGTTCTTCAATTAAAAAGGGCGCGATTTCGATTGCACTGGCAGTAGGTTTATTGGGTGGGTTTAGCGATTTGGGGAGCTTGGAATCGGCCAATGCTGCAGCGATTGCTCCGGCATTGCCGGATGTTTCAGTTCTGATTTCCGGGCCGCCAATTAAGGACCCTGGTGCTTTACTGAGATACGCATTGCCTATTGATAACAAAGCGATAAGGGAGGTGCAGAAGCCTCTGGAAGATATAACGGAGAGTTTGAAGATTGCTGGTGTGAAAGCCCTTGATTCTGTGGAAAGA AATGTGAGGCAGGCGTCGAGGGCGCTGAAGGAAGGTAGGACTATGATAGTTAAAGGTCTGGCAAAGTCGAAGGTGGATGATGGGATTGCACTGCTTAACAAACTGGAGGCGGGATTTGATGAGATGATGAAGATCGTGGAGGACAGGAACCGGGATGGAGTCGCACCTAAGCAGAAGGAGCTGCTCAATTATGTTGGAGG AGTTGAAGAGGATATGGTTGATGGCTTTCCGTATGAAGTACCGGAAGAGTACAAAAACATGCCATTGCTGAAGGGAAGAGCAACTGTAGATATGAAGGTCAAGGTCAAGGACAACCCTAACTTGGAGGAATGTGTGTTTCGTATAGTTTTGGATGGTTACAATGCCCCTGTAACTTCTGGAAATTTTGTGGATTTGGTGCAACGACATTTCTATGACGGAATGGAGATCCAAAGAG CGGACGGCTTTGTAGTCCAAACAGGAGATCCTGATGGTCCTGCTGAGGGCTTCATCGACCCTAGTACAGAAAAAGTCCGCACTATACCTCTTGAAATTATGGTGGTTGGAGAAAAGGCACCCTTCTATGGAGAAACTCTAGAA GAGCTCGGCCTATACAAGGCTCAAACAAAGCTTCCATTCAATGCATTTGGAACCATGGCCATGGCTCGAGAG GAATTCGAGGACAATTCTGCATCAAGTCAGGTATTTTGGCTGTTGAAAGAAAGTGAACTAACTCCTAGCAATGCCAACATATTGGACGGTCGATATGCAGTGTTCGGCTATGTAACGCAAAATGAAGAGCTTTTAGCAGACCTCAAGGTTGGCGATGTTATAGAGTCGATCCAAGTGGTAGCAGGCTTAGATAATCTTGTTAACCCGAGCTACAAGATTGCTAGTTAG